From Orcinus orca chromosome 3, mOrcOrc1.1, whole genome shotgun sequence, a single genomic window includes:
- the LOC125963937 gene encoding uncharacterized protein LOC125963937 — protein sequence MTRGNQQELTCQKNMKKQSDLVKGKRQADGLSAAATSKGTQRSCSRNRKRQTRRRGNPSSFVASCPTPLPFACVPGASPTTLAFSPVVLTGPSTDGISFALSLQRVPFVLPSPQVASLPLGHSWG from the coding sequence ATGACCCGTGGTAACCAGCAGGAGCTCACTTGccagaagaatatgaaaaagcagaGCGACTTGGTTAAGGGAAAGCGCCAAGCTGACGGGCTTTCTGCTGCCGCCACAAGCAAAGGGACTCAGAGATCATGtagcagaaacagaaaaaggcaAACGAGAAGAAGGGGGAATCCAAGTAGCTTTGTGGCTTCATGTCCAACCCCCTTGCCCTtcgcctgtgtgcctggagccagTCCCACCACGCTCGCGTTTTCTCCCGTAGTGCTCACAGGTCCCAGCACCGATGGCATTTCCTTTGCCCTGAGTCTGCAGCGAGTCCCTTTTGTGCTTCCTTCCCCTCAGGTAGCCTCTCTCCCCCTGGGCCActcctgggggtga